acaccGAATTGTTTAAATACGTGAAACATGGCAATACTACAATACATAGAGAATATAACGGCAATGTTGCCAGAGTGCTAATCACATCAATACATTTATTACGTTGAATTTAAGTCGGACTGTAGTAACATTCCTTGCCTTCATTTTGTACCATATCAGGTCGGGGCAGCCTGTCGCGTCGAGGCTAGTGGCCTTatcatcaatattataatacttttaatataattaattagtacAATATAACTTTCACTAATCAGAACATCTtgtctttcatttgtttttattttagagtCACATAATCTAACCAAAACTGGCTTTGATTATGCGTTAACTTATTCTATATCTTACATTATGTTGTTGGTTAATAAAACCTTAAGCTGATCCGGATATTTCGAAATGAGAGATTTATAATGAATCGATTAATTTCAGACcagattttataatttatttctacatGAAAATTAACTGTGTCGAATCAAAATAGAGCACTACTGAATGGAATTTCAATTTTCCTGACGTAATCAATTTAATTTGGTTTAAAcgttaaataatacataaaaaaagaaattaatcgCAATTTTTCAGTCATAAAGGCTTATTCAGATGTAAAAGCTACAATGTAAATTTTTCGAAAGACTTACAgataacatatttaaatatttaactctATAAATGTTTCGTgatagtaatatttaattatatatagTTTGCGGAATTAATTAATAGTCCTTAGCTTGTCCTCGAAGCTTCCCTTTAAcacaaatctttatttttattaccttcATCGAACGGCGAGAGTTACAGGGCCCCAGTTACATTTCTATGTATTTATGTTTCAAACATTTACAGAAATCTATCATTTATATGCAGTGGATATGAATTTGCAGAACAATTACCTTTGTATAGTATGTAATGTTGAATAAGCAAATTGTAATACCTAAATTGTCTACGAGATAAATATTAACTTACAAATTAGTAAATCGCAGTCCCATTTCACAATATCATTATCAATAGACTAGTTTAATTATGAAGGAGTAATCTCTCAACttctttaataaatacatagttattacaatctacaaatatgtatatttagaaGCTGCTTTTGCAGCTTAACAGCATTCGCTGTTCAATATTATacagaaaatactttttacaattACGCTCCTTGAGTCCACGCAGTTTGGTAGGTATCTTAGAACTAAGATTGGAATAATTACAAATTCGTTTTTAATATATGTACAGAATCTGGGGCCCTTTAGACTTGCTTACCTTAGTCTAGCTACGCCACAGATGAGGTATGAAGTGGATCCTAGTTGAGCATCGTGTGTCTATCGTAGATGTTACGGCGCTGTTCACGTACTTGACGCTTCCATTTGTCTTGTTGATGCGTCACCCTGTTCAACACGTTGCCACGAGCGCCCATCTGCTGTGACGGACCACCCAGGGTACTCTCGTCCTGTAATACATTGCTTCAGttacttatttgaaaaaaatatggttgTTGTTTAGACATTCAAAAAGAGATAggcaaataaaaatgtgtgtgtGTCTTAcagcaaaattaataataatagaagacaagaatttaaaaaaaagtcagACAGCATGCTTGATTTTCAAGCTGTGGTTTAATCTGGTTTGCAGACCACATAATTCTTGAACAGAATGTgaaatgtatttgtgtaaagaGACGCCTTACATATGGTGTAGTGTCAACGTAGCCAGATCTGCCAATCTCTTCGCgcgttaaaaaaaatagaataatctTACATCTTCATTGGTGTGCTCCTGATAAGAAGCCTTCGCTCGCTTGTTGATAAGAGGATCCAGACAAATAAGGAAGCCCATGTACACGACCAGCAACATTATGACCCAAATCACGATGATAACCACCACCTGGAATTGGGGTCACGGCATATTTAATCAACATTCATAAAACTATCCTaacaaaatattgaatacatatAGATTTTGTTGAAGGTCTTAGAAGCAGGGGCAAGACGGCGCAGGATTACGGCATGCATGGAAAGACTGTGGAGTCACCTTTACTGTGATTGGCGAGAATAGACCGTAGAAATATGCTGACCTGCTGACCCATATATTCTAGGTCTCACCTTTGTTATGAAGACTGATAAGAACCGACCAGGGTTACGCTTAGATACCTGCAACTATTTACACCAGGTGGATCATTGCGCctaacatttatatattttatttgtaggttTGTTTGGCTCATTGAGTTCATCAGCTGATTGTAGAGAGTGACTGGTTTCAACCTGATGTAAATAAGTAGTCCATACATACCATCCTGGATTTTATCTATTTCTTGATGGTTACGATGATGCAATGTATGATGATTTAGCAAGACATAATAGGAATTTAACCTGTTATCTTATTTGGTGCGTACAATTTGACTACTGCCTGAGGGTCGAACTCAAGGATTTAGCGTTGATCCCCACTTGTTGGCGACGCGTGATCCAGCTCCGACAGACATCAAACACTGTTCTACGCGGCACGACACTTACTACCTTGAGACTCGACTCCAGCGCTCAGACGTTGTGAGCCCGCGAGTGCCTGCCCGCGCGGCGGCGTCGCTGGAGTACTCTCACGGTACCCCATATAAAACATATCATTAGTATTGGAGAGGTGCTGACCCTGATGAAGTGGGGATCAACCATTGAATTATTGTTATGCTGTCAAAAGAGAATGCACATGATTGTTCTGGTGAGACTAAGGTGCGGTCCTGCGTGGGCGAATCAACGCGAATGCGAAGCGAATTCAAATGCACGCTGCGATGCGTCGTAGGTTCGTCACGTAGGAAACTTCAAATCTGGTGTTATCGACTGTTGACTTTGTGGTTTTTGCATGGCGCCGCTTCGCTTTCGCATCCAGATCGTTCACACAGGACATAAGGCAAGGTTATAAATTTGACGTACCTTTATGATAGTAGTGTTTCTATTTTCGTACTTGCACTCGCATCGGGGACAAAACTCTTGCTCCCTGCCCTTGATCTGATCGGCGACCCGCGGTAGAATCACTGACTCGCAGTTGCTGACCGAGAACAAACATAAAACATGGTCAATTTGGCTACAGAGCATGTAGCAATGATTTTGAAGAATAAATCTTCAAATGTACTGAAGGTGTAGtttagcaaaaacaaaacaatttcaatgttcgctcatttatcgaggaatcTACTGTTATCCtaggagtagttcccacggaacgccAGTAAAACCGCTTCCATAAGGAAGCTCTTTGAAACACGCCCCAGCAATCTTAATTAAATCAAAAGCATCTGTCATTCTCTTATAACTACGTGGATTCGCAACTCTGTATCTGGTACAAATATATCAATCACTGTGGATTGCGTAGCAAAGCATTATTACAGTCGCTGAACGTATAGAACACACATACACATAGTATTACAGACGCTCTCATCCGGCTCACCGCTGCATTCAATCAGATTCAATCAGTAAATTGCATTAGACCGGATTACGTTGCGGCTTTCATTATTACTCCGTTCAGTGTTTtggtttaattaatataaagtaaTGAAAGGCTTTTAGCTTTACTAGTAcctattttaaatgcaaaagtacCTCTATTTGTCGCGTTTTCAcgactactgaaccgatttaaatctATAGCACACATATAATTAAGAGCCTGAGAGCAAACCTAACGTTAATTGTCAAATTCAACGGCTTTTCAGGCAAAAGTAAGAAAGAGCAAAGCAATAACTGACAAAATGATATTTTCTTTTCGCATACAGCATACTAACAATGCAGCAAGCAATGTGAACACAATTGCAGTAGGCAGATTTGAATGGAAGTACAGTAGCAATGGCACAGAATCGAGGGCATACAAGATTATTTATCGTGAGTTCAAAAGTATCCTGACTTAACATACATACTATAGAGAACTGCATGAGGACTAGTAGCacgaatacataaaaaaaattctcCCAAAAAATGTAATATCCAAAGGTACACATTAGTCAAACATACCAGTCAGATTTGTCCCAATTGCGAAACTTTAGTGTCAATACTTCTAGAAAGTAGGTACATGCTTCAAGATTCCTACTATCACACTGTCTAGAAGAAATCTATGTATATCTCCGAGTCAAAGTCAAACTGTTGTCTGTGAAACTACTGACCCAATTTAAAGAATTATTTCAGTGCTAAGAAGGTAGGCTATCCCCGAGTACCATTAGCTATACTTTTTCCaggtacaggaagaagttccctggTAAGCAGGTGAAACTCCAGGAACAGCTCGTACATAGTATACCTGCATCATGATATAAACTTACCATTTATTAGGTGGAACATTAGCAGACTTCATGAAGGGACTGCGGTCGGCTGCCGCTGTGTCGTTGAGCACAGCTGCGGGGCTCGGACAAACACATTTGCAGCGGTTGTCTTCATATGAATGATCCTGTAGtgaatattgaaattttatttatttagccaaCACGAGTGTGTAGTAAGAgtaaacccaatacccctaggcaACATTGCTTgacagacttattggcttctgaaaACTCATAACAATGCTGCAAGATGTTCAAACGACGGCAAGGGTCTACAGTTTATTGAGCCATCCGATACACGGTTATGTTGGAAGAGATCAGTATCTGTTActcacaactatgttggagtcagcttcTATCTACGGGATGCAGAAGATTGCCAGAGTTTGAAATGGAGTGCTAATGACTGCCAGTCTCAACTGCTCAATCCAGTTACCAAGGCAACTTGGGACTGACTCTTCAAATAACTGGTTGTAAGACACAGGATTCTGACTTCTCCTAACTAATGATTATGCATGAttgtttgataataatttaataatgtaatacctacttcaGATTGAATTCAGTACTTCATAGAAAACAGGTACTTCATAGGATACTACAAAATGGATGGTGGATAATCatccaaaaagacaaatcaatGATAGACATCTAATATGTTCAGATTTTTTAAGTTTGAGAAATTGCTGCTCCTGTTTTTGAAGAGCTCACAGCTAAAAGTAATGCAGTTCAATCAATCAGAAGGTTAAGAAACGTTTGGAACAGTCAGCCCATGTTTCAGAAGGCAcaataaattggtgggtcctggCTTAGCTGGCTAGAAACCAGGAAGTCTTCCCAGCAGTCTTAGTAAAGGGTATTGAATTGCTTAGGTAATTacgttgaggaggccagatgtGTAGTCGCTCCACGTAAAATGCTAGTACTCAGCCGCAACTGATAAAACTGGAAGCTGACTCcaatatagttgagaaaaggctagtaAGATGCATACAGCTATTAGTCTGCATTAATGGAATGCAGGCAGGAATGgatgtgttttttgtttttatttgttgattcGAGAGTCCAGTTTGTTACAAAGTGGCCTGGAAGCTGACCTCAATActgtagggaaaaggctaggaagaTGACAACTTGTTATATGTTATCTTCTCTCTCACTGAGTTTACCTTGAAACCTATTAATATGCTCTCTACACAAGTTTGAATCTGTATTCATGATAACCCATTACCAATTCTGTACCATCCTAAGATAGGAAAGAATGACTGGCCCCTCCCTTATCCAGCTAAAACTCGAGCCTCGAATATTCCAGGAACCCACCCTCCCCCCAATGCAGATATTATTGATTTTTCTACTAGATAGATAAATACTGATAGACAAAACAGACCCAAATATACtagaatgaaatattaaaatttgttcaCCAGTTAAAATAGTAGTGAGCTAAATACATAAAACTATTGACGAACGACAGAGATAGTTTGCTCAGTGTCAAAAAAATCATTGATCGGAAACTGCAAATGACAAAGATGCGCCGATGCGCCGCAGATGCAGTTTAGGAAAAACTCGGGCTAttcaacaaattattaaaagttttcGAAAGACGATTTCCTACAATGATGTTTGAAAGATAAAAGAAAGCCATAATATATAAGAGATAGGGTATTATAAACCAAGTAcatattgcaaaaataaataaatagatggtAGTGGTACTTACAGAGACAGCAAGCGCGCAAGTCGCGGCGCAAATCAGCACGATGAATCGAAGAGTCATCGTGGATGGTAGTTAATAACACGATAAGCAATGAAAATCACAACAGCAATGGCTTTTACgagaattattcaattaattcaaCACCACAACAGGACTAGCAGCAAGAAgccattttgtaataaattggcGTATGAAGTTACCAGCTGTGAAAATTGGTATTGATTGATTGCCTATAGTTTTTTAAACTGGAAGCACTGAAATGTTCCAGAAAGATCTCCTGAAATGCaaggttttttagtttttataataattaatggctcataaaaaatcatagaacatttaaattaaattttcgcAATATAACTCATCACTTCATATATACGAGAAGAAAAGCCTAGTGTTTGAGTGTACTAATGTTTTAAGACATAACACATAGATGTCGCGGAGTTCGACAAATAAGTTACAAAaaagcatagacataatattagtaaacaggactgcgcatataaacccaaaaaacgagccgagtgaaacagttagtacggaggctgtctgtccctttctaatagggtgactatgagattaagctatgtgagacaaatccgaatttgctaagattattaaacacagattagtattgaagttttaacttacgcagtttgtgaccttaagatactaataaaggcttttaataattagcggaaattagcagtataaaagcaggaagattcgaagtgaagactgttttttttgtatttctacttcatatatagactgctgagccatttatgtcgcctttcttcattttttgggaagctataacaatagtacaacagttttaaaatccatcacccatattttgactcgttacaagaattcatgggcaccctagttgtttggtttacgaaaatgttattattagctaacctgtggaactaTATAtagcaaccaccataggattcacttttgcaagtagaaacgcaacactttttcaccattttaatagtttaaattgatttaatacaaaaaaatataaacaaaattttaaatgctgattacgcgccaagaatgttcagggttaccgctagaaaataaaaaaaagcaaaataaaaatttatgttgtttatgttttaataataaatacgaataaattaatgcgattgttattaatttgttgacttacaattgttaaaataagataaaaatataagtgattcaattgtttttgggaagacaaaacttttgatcacaacatttttttatgctggcaaggtgttagaaagagacaaacagcctccgttcgaactatccctctcggctcggatttgcctctgtgtattatgcaaccaatttagtaccttattgcgttagaatagagttcattttcgtaaatatatattttgagcgtgcgcaatcttgtttagtaatattatatctatgcaaAAAAGcgagttatttaaaaaaaaaactatcacgTTTTTCTAGGAAAAGTACCTACCAAAAAGTTCAATACGTATTACAATACGTTCCTCCTGCAGTTCATCAaagcatattattttattttgtgtgcaAAACTTGGATGCTTTGTaagtttcaattaattttcttgTTACGCTAGAAGATGTCTCTCACTGTACCTAACTAACcggttataatataataaaaatgtgatagGTACAATAAATTCAAATGAGTGTGTTGGAAATGgtcgtaattatggtttaatcaGTTGTTTTTGtcactaaaatattgttttttttattggataAAAATGCAATAGCAATTTGAACCTTACAACTATCTATACCTACAACTTAATAAGTTGTTCGCATGCACAGTGAACATTTTATATATAACTTGAGAACAATCACAAAACAAtctaattgagaacctcctccttttttaaaaaaatcagtTAAAATACAGAacctcttaacattgccattaaTCATCAGTCGACTATTTAGTACTGTTGAAAAttgtatataatatacctacctacacaaaGTCCTCAAAACCAAGATTCTCATATGctcgattttttttcaaaagtgtATTAACAACTTATTTTCAAGTCATATTTTACTCATTCATAGATTTACACTATTTTCTCgctattaattatttactaaataatacatttttttgttgtaccaATTTTACTCGAAAGGATCAAAATGGTTTGTATGACTATTCGTGAAGTATGATAGGCACGCACACAACCACGACGCTTTGATATTATACATTGATAAAAAAAGTtgcttcatcatcagcctatcgcagtccactgccggacataggcctctccaagtgcacgccactgagatcgattttcggcttcctCTTATGTGCAGAACGAAAATAATtgcttagtttaaaaatatttgcttgGCAAAATCTTAAGTAAAC
This window of the Helicoverpa zea isolate HzStark_Cry1AcR chromosome 31, ilHelZeax1.1, whole genome shotgun sequence genome carries:
- the LOC124644881 gene encoding uncharacterized protein CG1161-like, yielding MTLRFIVLICAATCALAVSDHSYEDNRCKCVCPSPAAVLNDTAAADRSPFMKSANVPPNKCNCESVILPRVADQIKGREQEFCPRCECKYENRNTTIIKVVVIIVIWVIMLLVVYMGFLICLDPLINKRAKASYQEHTNEDDESTLGGPSQQMGARGNVLNRVTHQQDKWKRQVREQRRNIYDRHTMLN